In a single window of the Mauremys reevesii isolate NIE-2019 linkage group 3, ASM1616193v1, whole genome shotgun sequence genome:
- the DNAJC5G gene encoding dnaJ homolog subfamily C member 5G produces MAEPGRPQRKMSRAGESLYRVLGLEKGASSEEIKKAYRKLALKYHPDKNPENPEAVEKFKEINNANATLNDENKRRIYDEYGSMGLYVAEQFGEESVKYYFLMSKWWFKALAVCCGIFTCCCCCCCCCFCCGKCRPPEDEDSYKYVNPEDLEAQIQAEAEETQTPIVVQPLPAAAGEEPLPDASLRTDA; encoded by the exons ATGGCGGAACCCGGCCGACCCCAGCGGAAAATGTCCCGGGCTGGGGAGAGTTTGTACAGAGTCCTGGGCCTGGAGAAGGGGGCTTCTTCAGAGGAGATCAAGAAGGCATACAG GAAACTGGCCCTGAAGTACCACCCGGACAAGAACCCCGAGAATCCCGAGGCAGTGGAGAAGTTCAAGGAGATCAACAATGCGAACGCGACGCTGAATGATGAGAACAAGCGGCGGATCTATGACGAGTACGGCTCCATGGGGCTCTACGTGGCGGAGCAGTTTGGCGAGGAGAGTGTCAAATACTACTTCCTCATGTCCAAGTGGTGGTTCAAG GCCTTGGCTGTGTGCTGTGGCATcttcacctgctgctgctgctgctgctgctgctgtttctgctGCGGGAAGTGCCGTCCGCCTGAGGACGAGGACTCCTACAAGTACGTCAACCCTGAGGACCTGGAGGCGCAGATCCAAGCTGAGGCTGAAG AGACCCAGACACCCATTGTggtgcagcccctgcctgcagcagctggagaggAGCCGCTGCCAGACGCCAGCCTCAGGACTGACGCATGA